GTccattttgaaataaaaaaaaaaaaaattgtattacaTAAACTAGGTATTTGATTCAGAATTAGGATTCAATGATTTGTTGATGCATACAATTTTTGTAATACTAATGATGAAGACCAACGGTCCTGTTTCCTTAAAAGTAGTTCCCCAGAGTTTTTCCCTGATCTTGTATATCTGTTTTAGGGGACATGTATGTTCTATTGATCTTCCGAATTTTGTTCATTCTTGTATCTGTTTATGTGTTGCTGATGTTCTTTCTCTTCCAAAACTATTGTTTGAGTTCATTGAGATTGAGATCATTTTCAGACACTAGTGGACCTTTAAAGCCTTAATTCCATGGTCCACCATTGTATTTGGGTGGAGATGAAGAATTGAGAGTGGAGAGGTGGTGTGGTTTGGGGGCTGGATGAGATTCCGGAGGCGAGGGAGCAAGTGTGTTATTCATGGGTCACAAGTAGTTTTCAGTAGTTTCACTTCCATTAAGTATCCAACTGCTGAATCCAACGACCAAAAATGAAGCCCAGTTTTCAATACCAGCTGCATACGTACTATGTTACGGAGATGAAGTACATATGTACAAACTTTCTTTGGTGCAGTGCATTGCGGATTACCAGTTTTAGCACTGCAGCTTGTCTGCGATGTGTTGCCATACTTTATCGCAATGTACTCTAAtctgaaaacaaagaaaagtttATGTTGCAGTTAATCTGGACCAAACATTTTGGTATGAACCACACTGATCTATGGTCCAGATTCAGCAAGATTAAGCACCATAGGTTTCCAGAGTTCCTAGCAGAAGAACTTTCTGTATACATGCTTACCCAGATACATATGTTCTTAGCATTGCTTGTAATAACTAATAACAAATGTAGGAACTTTTACTGCCATTATCATGTGTAgcattatttcttttttaaagtGATTATTATATTTATAGTCATATTGTTTTAAGTAGATTTATATGTAGTGTGAATTTAATTTTGATTGGGTGATGTATACTTTAAAATTAGCTGTTAGTCCTATATTTTAATGCAATCAAAGGATGCTTGTTGCTACTAGTTTTTTTCTCAACATTGCAGGCAGTTCACGTTGCTGCTCAATATGGGCAAACATCTTTTCTGAATCACATTGTTGCAAGATATCATGCTGATTTTGATGCACCTGATAATGAGGGGAGGAGTCCTCTTCATTGGTATGTTGAAAGGCTATACTATGACATATTGACATGGTTTACGTGTTCATAGATATTCTGTGACATTGGCATCGTGCTTTTTCACTTTCTCCATCACAACATGGTCTGTCATGGATTAAATCTATTCATATCCATGTTGTTTTGTGCACACATGTAAAGAATGAGTGAATAAACGATTGAAGTGGTTATTATTGCTTTTACGGAAAATGGAAATAGCTAATTGATCCCTACCTTCTAACTGTGTGACCCCTTGTGGAGGTATTCAGATTGGTATTGGAACCATGGAAGGACTCTTGGTGTCTGGTAAGGACTTGTGGGGGTGCAATACCAGTCTGTACCCCTCCACAAAGCTTTCATTATCAGATGTGGTTCATTATGTACATCTATATATAACACCGGAATTAGTTCTTTCTAGATTTGGTTTGTTCATAATATTAGCATCCAACTTCTTTGcctttttgttaatattttcagTATGCATGTAACACCTTAACTTGTCTGGATTGTCTTTTCTAATTATTTGATTGGTCTATTTTGGTCATCTGTATTTTTGGCTGAGCCTTTAAATGGCCAAAGGGCTTCATCTGATTGgcaaaacaagttttttctGATTTGAGGTCATTGATCAAATTATGATGTTCTGTGCAGCAGTCTTACGTATGTGGAGACAGGAAGTTTTTGTTGTGAGATTGTCTACAGGAAAATTGttttaattcattatatttTCAATCAGGGCCGCATATAAAGGTTTTGCAGATACAGTTAGATTACTTCTGTTTAGAGATGCATGCCAAGGGAGGCAAGATAAAGAAGGTACACTAAATGTGCACTATTCACCCAAATATGTTGTGTTCTGGTTATTTTAAGAGTACAATTAAACtcttcaaaaaaagaaaaaaaaaagaaaaaattgagtacaATTAAATTTAGGGTGCCTTTATTGGCACCCAACTTTAAGTTAAGTCCACCCAAATTAATATGTTTAACCCATCTTCTTTAAGAACTTACAAACATTTAACATTCCAAAGCTATCGCAACTACTCACCCATCTCCACACCCACCACAACAGAAGTAAACTCAGACACCAAAAAGGCTTGTCTTTCCACCCATTCAATGAAGAAttctcatctccgctacacTTATTTTTTTGCACGTGTTGATGCTTGATCGCCCAAATTTCCGTGCCATAAAGCACTGTTGGCCTTATTACCgtcttataaaattttcccttgagctttaTTGGCATACGACAGTCGTACAACACACTTGATGCACTCTTCTacttcatccatccaacttgtattctatggttgagatctCCATCCAATTCTCCGTTCTTTTGCAGCATAGATCGAAGATAAAGAAAGCTCGCATtctttggtacttcctgatCTCTAGTCCTCACCCCTATCTCATTTGGATCCTCATTCTCACTAAACTTGCGCTCCATGTACTCTGTCTTCGACCTACTTAGGtgaagacctttagattccaatGCCTCCCCCCAATGTttaagcttcgcatttaccGCCTCTTGCGTTTCATCTATATCATTTGCGAAAAGTATACCCCAAGggatatcatcttgaatatgtcccgttaactcatccattaccaatgcaaaaaagTAACGACTTAAAGCTGAGGTTTGGTGTAACCTTATGGTTCGGGCCTGGTCGCCTGGATATTTGGATTCACGTTCGGTGGCTTGGGTCGGTCAGAATTTTATGCATCAATTCCTTCAAACCCTCATGCTGCAGAAAATCAAGCGAACAAcacttttaccaaaaaaaaaaaaaacaatcaacaatacaaaaatatttCCAAGGCTTTCTATCTTCTTCATATAAAGCTTTGATCTCGGCTTAAATCATGCAAGTAAAAAGCTGGCTGAAATGGTTTATCAAGGAATTTACAGTTCTTTCTCCACCAACGCTCGAGAAGCACAACCACTTGCTAATTTCTGTTTTAATAATGTTAACTAGAATACCTTCTCAATTATCTCAGAAAGTGTTCGATGTATATGGGTGAGAGGACAAAACAGATAATTATTCATTCATCTGTGTTGTGCTTGAGTGCTTTCAAACTTCAATTTTGGGGTCGAGAAAGTGATAATGATTTATGTcctttttggtcattccatAAGAGTAAAATTGgaattataatttgttaaattaattggGTGAACTTAACTAAAAATTGGGTGCCAATAAAGGCACCCTTAAACTTATACATCAGCCGTTTATGTAATATGTCAAACCTAGCCCAAGTAGAAGAGAGTGATTAAACATGTTTCATGATGGGTATCAAATAATGCAATACAGGACAGCTATGATCATGAAGTTGCTACCTTAGCCTGTAAATAATACTCTTTTAtattgaagaagatgaatttCAATCAtgcttatttcttctttttggtgCTTTGCTTTGTGGTCTGATGATTTGAGTATACCATTTGTATTAGGTTGTACCCCTTTGCACTGGGCAGCCTTAAGTGGGAACGTGGAGGCTTGCACAGTGCTTGTCTATGCTGGCACTAAGCAGGAATTAACGGTGAAAGACAATGCTGGTTTTACTCCCGTTCAGATTGCATCTGATAAAGGTCATCAGCGTGTCGCTCTTTTCCTTGTACGTAACTTTATATTTATAGCACTTCTGGTAGCTTTCTCATCACCAAATCTAACAGCACTTGAAATGCAGATATGGGAATATGAGGTTGAGTTTGGGTGGAGGTTTTGATACAGGACCATATTTTGCAATGGTTGCATAACTTGTGGGTTCTTCTCATAGATTTGGCGTTTGTTattattcacattttcttttctttgttgagaATTCAGTGTCAAGTATAGTACATATATAAGGTAAACAAATTGGTTAGTGGTTCTCATGTACTTTCCATAACTTACATACATCCCTCGCCAAACATGAATTTATTCTCTCTTTTCTGGAAGACTTGCAGGAGTTATTGTAAATATAGATGTCATATCATATGTATCCTTATGTATATCCTTCGATTCTTCTCATGAGAAAAGTATATGTGAAGGGGGAAATTATATTCTACAACGTTCTGTTAACTATTAATTGAATAGGAATGTTTATAATATTATCATGTTAGTTAGAAAAagagtaattttgtatcttgtGCAGGCTAACCAGCAGCGGGCTCATAGCAACTACTGGAGAGACAAATTTTGCAGTGGAAAGATGGCGGATATTGGTTACGCACCTGTCTTATTGTGTATAATAGTCTTTCAGACAGTTCTCTTTATGAATTCAGTCCTTGCAGGTAGTAAAGCTTGTTCCAGTTTTCCCTTGGATTTCAGATGGATTTTCATTTGCTAGTCATTCCTCACTGACTTCATACTTACCCATGTTAGCTCCTAATCTGACAAAGGTTACTGCTGCTGTCGGTCTCTGGGGATGGACTGCCATTTCATTAGCAGTGGGTTCCTTGATTATGTTCTACAGGTGCAGCAGGTAATTCTTTTTCTAGATTCTAAAATTAaactcaaattaattttttttttttaattttttttttatcttctcaTGTTCTCTGAAATGGGTATTTTGCATTAGTTTCAGTAAGAAAATTTGAATGTGCCTTGATACTTGAACTTCTGGTTTGGACAATTTAGTAGTCACTTGGCActttgggtttgttttttttcacaacCACCAGATAACCCCACCCATTCCTTTTTTGGAGGAACCTAATATATCTGATACGTCGTCAAGAGACATTACTAGCCTGGCAAATTTATACTTTAATAGTAGATGTGCTTTATACATCTACCACAAATCTTCTGTTGTAGTTTGTTATTGTGATGTCATTAAACAATTATCTACCACATTTGCTTGCAGTAAAGATCCAGGTTACATCAAAAGAGCAGGGGATTTAAGCAATCCTATAAATACAGAGGTATGCAATGTTTCCGTTTAGTCTTTATCATTTCTACGTTCAATATAAGTAGTTTTCTGATGATTAACTGTAacaatttatatatacatacacacacacacacacacacacacacacacatatatatatatatatattttttttttccttaagcCATCAATTTCTGTAAAACAGAAGGTGGTAGGCATGAAACTTAATTTGAACTTAGTTTGGTTGATAGTTTAAATCTCATCTGATGGAAAAATGTTTTAAGTTTATCTTTAGTGACAGCATCGCATGTGcataggtaaaaaaaaaaaaagagggtaaattacaaaaaactacctcaactattggtatcacgatactttcatacctcatcttttaaaattgacaatgtcatacctcatcttacgaatttgtgctaATGTCAGGCCTCCgtcaaattttttgttaatttctctgttaagtgctgacgtggcttgagacGGGACCCATTTTtgatcaaaaaattaattaaatatttaaaaattaaaaacaaaaaacaaaaaacaaaaaaccaaaaaaaacccatcaaccctTGTCCCCCCTCCCCAGATCCCCTTCTCTCCCACCcaaccctttctctctcctctctctctcgcccctctctcctttctccctGCAACTTGCATCCCTAAAttcccaaaacccagaaacccttcCCACCCATCCctcccccaaccttcctctCCGATCCCACCAACGACAACCCTACATCTGTCATTGACTCTAGCGATGATAACCACGACCCCCAATCGCCCCCAAGCCCTAACTCTACCCACAACCTCCACAACAACATTCCCTTCGCCTCCTCGCCCTCGGAGTCTGCCCCTCTGGCGCCCTGCTCGCCTTCGTCGCTCTTCCACGTCTGCTTTAACCAAGACTAGGCTTGCTTCGCCATGGGGACGGACCACGGGTTTTGGATCTACAACTGCTACCCGTTCTGCGAGCTCTTCCTTCGCGACTTCGACAACAGGGGCGGAATCGGCGTCATCGAGATGCTATTTTGTTGAGACGATTGCGAACCCCAAGGGGCTGTGCGCGATGTCGCAGGTGGCGGGGTCGCTGGTGCTGGTGGCCCCTGGCCTGCAGAAGGGGCAGGTTAGGGTGGAGCATTACAGGTCGGGTGGGaagggtttttgggttttgggattttagggatGCAGGTTgcagggagagagaagagagagagagagagggcgttGGGTGGGAGAGAAGGGGATCTGGGGAGGGGGGACACGGGTTGATGggtattttttggttttttgtttttttttttcaatttttaatatttaattaattttttttaatatttaattaattttttaataaaaaatgggttcCATCTTTAGCCATGTCAGCACTTAAtagagaaattaacagaaaaactgaggGAGGtctaacattggcacaaattcataagatgaggtatgacattgtcaattttaaaagatgacgtatgaaagtgtcgtgacaccaatagttgaggtagttttttgtcatttatgcaaaaaaaaaaaaaaaaaatcatgtatcACAAAATTTGGAAGAAACAAAACTGAGTGAGGTCCAAAATTGAGGAATTGTCATGTAAAGAAAACTCTACATCCTCCCCATCAAATTTTTCATAGATCCTTATTTTTGTTTCCAAGCACACCACTGAAAACTTAGCAATCGTTCTGCAACTACAGAAGACTTTCACCTTCTTCCCCAAACTCAAAGATCAACTATTCTGATGGAACAAAAGAACCCTTGATTTTGGAATTATGCATGAAAAGTCAGTCTCCCTCGGCAATATTTATGTGACCAGTTAATGAAGGGGACCCATCTAATGCAATTGAAAAATAGATGATGTGACAATACATGCTCGAGTATTAAACCTGCATATTATGCGTGCATATGTGGTAAAAACATTTGTACTCTCTACATGGCGGTGCTCAGAAATGCAGTTCCAGATGGGATATTGTTGACTTGTAAACTTGTGTAACTGAGCTTACTAACAGTGCGCCAACATTTTTCAGGATCCTTTGTTGAACGTTGATTTGAACAATTCTGCTGTATGGATGGGAAATTGGTCTCAACTTTGTCCCACTTGCAAGGTTAACTTGATGACCTATTTTCTTTCAAAGAGCTAAGTAGAATAGTATTTTGGGATATCTTTATGgtgcatataatttttttagatttgaTTAATGTCATGGATATCTGACATTCTTTTGCATCAGATAATTAGACCTGTTCGCTCTAAACACTGCCCCTCATGTAACCGATGCGTAGAACAGTTTGACCATCATTGTCCATGGATATCTAATTGTGTTGGAAAGGTAAGTAGTGCTAACTTCGTCACAGTCCAAGTCAATGTAACTTTGGTATGAATACATGAGGTCACAGTTGTTTCCACCAGCTTCACTAtctcttaattttcttcttgCAGAGAAACAAGCGAGATTTCTTTATACTTATCTGCCTGGGAACTTTGACGTCACTCATTTCTACTGCTGTTGCAGTTCAAAGTATGTGGGTAGCAGAAATTATGAACTTTGTGATGAACTTCATTTTTTTACTAGATGACAGCTGTCTTTTCATGATGACAGGGATTTGGGGTGCATTGCCAGGATTGCGAACAGAGGAATCATGGATTCGTCGTGTGGTAGTTCAGTATCCTAGTATTGTTGCTTTTCTGTTTGTGGACGTAATTATTTTGATTGCTGTTACAACCCTGACAATGGCACAGGCAACTCAGGTAATTGATGGAACCCTCACTACATAAATTTTAGCTTTAGTTAGCAAAGACAAAACATGTGTTCCTCCGAAAAAGTGAAAACTACATTTTTCAGTTGCATTCGAGGATTAGCCAGCCCATACGGTCATTGATTTGGAATacaatttatcttttatttacctccttttccttctttcttgagattttttctttGGGGCTAGATAAATAGCGATTGAAGAACCTGTTAAATAATGGGAAAAAAATGTGGGAGCAGAGATAGCTATTGATAAGAAAGTTATGCCCCTTTTCGCATCCTGTAAGAGAATACTGACAAAAGAAACGAAATCGCTGATGTGGATtaattaatgaattggatgtTGCAAAATTTggttctctttttttattttatttaatttatagttGAAGTTCATTTTCTTTAATATACTGATGATGTTGTTGCATCTCTGAAACAGATAGCTCGAAATATCACCACCAACGAATTGGCGAATGCTATTCGTTATGGGTATCTTCGGGGTCCAGATGGGCGGTTCCGAAACCCATATAACCATGGGTGCAGGAAAAATTGTTCTGATTTTCTCATTCAGGGCCACACAGATGATGAAATGGCTTGGCCTCCATTGCAGCAGGTTGCCAGTTAGAAAATTATTTGGTCCTCTCCGTTGTCCAGGCCATGGATGATGCCGAGGACTGTTGTCCCTGGCCATGGATGATGCTTGGCATCTCGCGGTCGACCTGTAGTTGCTTGTACTGCTTGCCACCGTAGCTAGGTTACCCAGTTCTCATACACGAGACCCTGTGTACAATTGTAACAATAAaatccaaaagaaatgaaagcTTTTTTCGTGCGATTGTGTGCCGAGACAGATTGACATGGTTATGTTCTGAGACGGATCGTCTCTCTCCTCAGCTTCAGATTATTATTGGTGTGGAATTCGGAACAAGTACAAATTAATGTAATTCATTCAAGTTTGTGAGAAGTCGATATCAAGGGAGAGTTTCCTCTTCCTGAAATCATGAGATAAATGTTGAACGTTATGCGTTATTTGATAGAAAACACTGCATCTGATTACACTTTCTGGTGTTTTTGTGTTTAGGCTTGCTTGAGATTGTATATGCACGAAGTGGGTTTGTGGTTGTtgtttagaaaaactaatgaaaaagactttgAAAACTTGgtgttttaacgataaggacaaaataaaggataaagtgaatagtatcaagattgactttttagtgtaaaaatatggttttttgttaaagtgaacagtattagGAGCTTTTCATTTaagttctctctttttttcataGACGATACTGTAATTTGTGTTGAATTCATCCAAAATTTGGGAAGAGGGATTTAAACTTGGGTCAAGAGCGATGATCACATTGCTTTAGCCGACTTGGCTAAGTTCATATTTGACATTGGCCGGTTTTGTGATAAAACATACACTAACCTATCAATCTTACGTGCTTTTTAATGTGTTTCCTTTGTAAATGGTTTTGTATTTCAGAAATACAGATAATTTTTTTGTGGTTAAAcacttagaaaacaagaaaagaagacACAAACTTATCACTAGTACTACTGTGTAGTGGGATTCATTTTCACTGGTATGTGCATGGAAGGTTTTTGGTTTAACTTATGTGAATGACGAGTTTGAACTATGTTGACACATTGTACATTTCAAATTGTAGAACCAACTAATTCCGAACGgtcattttaaattaattaattccagCTTCAGTACTCAGTAGATAGGGCAAGTTAACTCAATTACAAATAGCTTAACCTGACGCGGAAATATATACATGGTTCTCTTAATTACGAATACCTTTGTAGGGCTCACTCTGCAGTGTATTTTCATAAACGGATAATTTAGTTTTAAGTTCCTCCTCAAAGATCATTGTTAAAAGAAGTCACTCAATTTCAAAGTTGCTAACCACTCAATTAAATGGTACGTATTTTAGTATGTCTTGATTTGTACATCGTGTTTGCCTATTTTGATTTACATACAACGAGAAGACACAATAATTAGTCAAGTGACAGGTACAAAAATTTGAACTATCTAGAGGACATAATAGCTTTATACTCATATAATTATCTAACCTATGTACTTAAGAGCAATGGCGAAGCCACGTGAGTGGCCCTCGTTCGAAAAATAAGCCTGGAGCGCTCGTTCAGCCCTTTCTCTCGTCGGAAAACTTGACTGGTTTCACCCCGTCCTTGTTCCGGTGGTCTGGTTCTGCTGCTAGTAGAGatgaatccttttttttttttaaaaaaaaaaaaaaaaaatccatgccAAAGCGACATCGTTTTAAacttgctaaaaaaaaaaacggtgcTGTTTGTaagtttgaaaaagaaaaaaaaaaaaaaatatgggggGACCACATGTCCCTCGTTCTCTCCTCTCATACCCGTGtcccccttttctttttcaaatttgccATTTGCCAATCagatggttttgtttctaggaactcacacgagaacttttcagtgagctcccaacatgcctcgtgctaggtagagatgagaatatacatataagacttacatgatccactctcttggacgatgtgggatgttacattattgattattgattattgatatgaaattatgaaattattttttagggtgaaaattaaaatttgaattcttgattattgattaattaattgaattattcCATAATGTATACAATTATTCTTATTCatatgattaattgaattgaatttttatttattgaataatttgtatgcttattgttattggtattgattaattgaattgttcGTTGGATTAGGTATTATGCATATTAGGGGTAATTTGTTTGTACTGATAAATTATGGAAGATATTACTATTTGGTTATTGCTATTCTTTTAAACCTTGCACTTTTTTAGCTTTCATCTCTCAGTGTCAGTGTTGGTCCTGTAACTTCGCCCCTCCCCTCGTCAATTCCTGACTTTGCCATTGTCAGTCCCTTTTGTGTAAATTTTACCGTCTGTTCGTAACTAGATTGAAAGACGATAGCAAATAAAATGAAAGTAAATCATGAAACTATAAAACCGTTGCATTGTAAATTATCGTCTTGCAGGACAACTATGTCTATGTACATTCAGTTGACAATAAATATTCTTGAAAATTTGTGTCAGTGAGTTTATGTCCGCTAGGTTGGCC
This genomic stretch from Pyrus communis chromosome 2, drPyrComm1.1, whole genome shotgun sequence harbors:
- the LOC137725385 gene encoding probable protein S-acyltransferase 23 is translated as MAYSEIEVVSSDSKTQENPAEVPVFDVFSASAYGDFQKLRKFVEKDGASLSKPDVHGYYALHWAALNNFPDISHYIIQHGGDVNATENLQQTALHWAAVKGAIAAADVLLQNGARVEAADVHGYRAVHVAAQYGQTSFLNHIVARYHADFDAPDNEGRSPLHWAAYKGFADTVRLLLFRDACQGRQDKEGCTPLHWAALSGNVEACTVLVYAGTKQELTVKDNAGFTPVQIASDKGHQRVALFLANQQRAHSNYWRDKFCSGKMADIGYAPVLLCIIVFQTVLFMNSVLAAPNLTKVTAAVGLWGWTAISLAVGSLIMFYRCSSKDPGYIKRAGDLSNPINTEDPLLNVDLNNSAVWMGNWSQLCPTCKIIRPVRSKHCPSCNRCVEQFDHHCPWISNCVGKRNKRDFFILICLGTLTSLISTAVAVQRIWGALPGLRTEESWIRRVVVQYPSIVAFLFVDVIILIAVTTLTMAQATQIARNITTNELANAIRYGYLRGPDGRFRNPYNHGCRKNCSDFLIQGHTDDEMAWPPLQQVAS